A window of Grus americana isolate bGruAme1 chromosome 21, bGruAme1.mat, whole genome shotgun sequence contains these coding sequences:
- the LOC129215947 gene encoding basic phospholipase A2 A-like: MKVLLMLVVLLACSAFTARGKHPRKFAPGLEGSTVGNLTAHGCYSAWGSSGTPKASMDRCCLLRACCYAKLAARRCRVGPIQPPSVPQAGIPTCRSGTWCQRGACRCERAAQLCRMRSRGLLRRRSKCRGRAGWC; encoded by the exons ATGAAGGTCCTACTGatgctggtggtgctgctcGCCTGCA GTGCATTCACAGCTCGCGGGAAGCACCCGCGCAAGTTCGCACCGGGACTCGAGGGAAGCACCGTAGGAAATCTGACTGCCCACGGCTGTTACTCGGCATGGGGCAGCAGCGGCACACCGAAGGCTTCAATGGACCG GTGCTGCCTGCTCCGTGCCTGCTGCTACGCCAAGCTGGCTGCACGGCGGTGCCGCGTGGGACCGATCCAGCCCCCCTCGGTGCCCCAGGCAGGAATCCCCACCTGCA GGTCCGGGACCTGGTGCCAGAGAGGTGCCTGCAGATGTGAGCgggcagcccagctctgccggATGCGCAGCCGGGGGCTGCTCCGGCGTCGCAGCAAGTGCCGGGGACGAGCTGGGTGGTGTTGA
- the LOC129215944 gene encoding uncharacterized protein LOC129215944 isoform X2 — protein MEMTLLCRLIPSGTCPHAWGTERGVGGISCVPVKGKDGTFSFTENPVGKVWVKQASDSGSKPYIKEALRGAGPYKQAAAFLRAVKKMNSLLAFTVLFALGHHQPVMYQFGGWRNRDAAGEPGVGMSRTDFPPGLSPARGSLWDLHKLITKVTGKDALLHYSFYGCYCGLGGKGQPKDATDKCCQLHDTCYDSLLRYHCNAKVQGYHYGWHGSSPFCKGSSWCARLSCECDRSLALCLKRSIGSYSKRYRFYLKHWCW, from the exons ATGGAAATGACGCTGCTTTGCCGACTCATCCCATCTGGCACTTGCCCTCACGCATGGGGTACGGAGCGGGGTGTTGGGGGAATTTCTTGCGTTCCTGTAAAGGGGAAGGATGGCACCTTTTCCTTCACAGAAAACCCAGTTGGCAAGGTGTGGGTGAAACAAGCATCCGACAGTGGGAGCAAACCCTATATAAAGGAAGCCCTGAGGGGTGCAGGGCCCTACAAGCAAGCGGCAGCTTTCCTGAG GGCGGTCAAAAAGATGAACTCTCTCCTCGCCTTCACTGTGCTCTTTGCTTTGG GACATCACCAGCCTGTGATGTACCAGTTTGGGGGCTGGAGGAatagggatgctgctggggagcCAGGCGTCGGCATGAGTCGCACCGATTTCCCCCCAGGCTTGTCCCCAGCTCGCGGGAGCCTCTGGGATCTGCACAAGCTGATCACGAAGGTGACGGGGAAAGATGCCTTGCTGCATTACTCCTTCTACGGCTGCTACTGTGGCTTGGGGGGCAAAGGGCAGCCCAAGGACGCCACGGACAA ATGCTGCCAGCTGCACGATACCTGCTACGACAGCCTCCTGAGATACCACTGCAACGCCAAGGTGCAGGGCTACCACTATGGCTGGCACGGCAGCAGCCCCTTCTGCA AAGGCAGCTCGTGGTGCGCCCGCCTTTCCTGCGAGTGTGACCGCAGCCTGGCACTTTGCCTGAAGCGAAGCATCGGGAGCTACAGCAAACGCTACCGCTTCTACCTCAAGCACTGGTGCTGGTGA
- the LOC129215944 gene encoding uncharacterized protein LOC129215944 isoform X1, whose protein sequence is MGYGAGCWGNFLRSCKGEGWHLFLHRKPSWQGVGETSIRQWEQTLYKGSPEGCRALQASGSFPEFPLLPIPNAATLCAEAMAMGTFSPPLISPNSRRAVKKMNSLLAFTVLFALGHHQPVMYQFGGWRNRDAAGEPGVGMSRTDFPPGLSPARGSLWDLHKLITKVTGKDALLHYSFYGCYCGLGGKGQPKDATDKCCQLHDTCYDSLLRYHCNAKVQGYHYGWHGSSPFCKGSSWCARLSCECDRSLALCLKRSIGSYSKRYRFYLKHWCW, encoded by the exons ATGGGGTACGGAGCGGGGTGTTGGGGGAATTTCTTGCGTTCCTGTAAAGGGGAAGGATGGCACCTTTTCCTTCACAGAAAACCCAGTTGGCAAGGTGTGGGTGAAACAAGCATCCGACAGTGGGAGCAAACCCTATATAAAGGAAGCCCTGAGGGGTGCAGGGCCCTACAAGCAAGCGGCAGCTTTCCTGAG TTCCCATTGCTTCCCATCCCCAATGCAGCAACACTTTGTGCCGAAGCGATGGCGATGGGCACGTTCTCACCCCCCCTCATCTCCCCTAATTCTCGGAG GGCGGTCAAAAAGATGAACTCTCTCCTCGCCTTCACTGTGCTCTTTGCTTTGG GACATCACCAGCCTGTGATGTACCAGTTTGGGGGCTGGAGGAatagggatgctgctggggagcCAGGCGTCGGCATGAGTCGCACCGATTTCCCCCCAGGCTTGTCCCCAGCTCGCGGGAGCCTCTGGGATCTGCACAAGCTGATCACGAAGGTGACGGGGAAAGATGCCTTGCTGCATTACTCCTTCTACGGCTGCTACTGTGGCTTGGGGGGCAAAGGGCAGCCCAAGGACGCCACGGACAA ATGCTGCCAGCTGCACGATACCTGCTACGACAGCCTCCTGAGATACCACTGCAACGCCAAGGTGCAGGGCTACCACTATGGCTGGCACGGCAGCAGCCCCTTCTGCA AAGGCAGCTCGTGGTGCGCCCGCCTTTCCTGCGAGTGTGACCGCAGCCTGGCACTTTGCCTGAAGCGAAGCATCGGGAGCTACAGCAAACGCTACCGCTTCTACCTCAAGCACTGGTGCTGGTGA
- the LOC129215944 gene encoding basic phospholipase A2 homolog Pgo-K49-like isoform X3, with protein MGYGAGCWGNFLRSCKGEGWHLFLHRKPSWQGVGETSIRQWEQTLYKGSPEGCRALQASGSFPEFPLLPIPNAATLCAEAMAMGTFSPPLISPNSRRAVKKMNSLLAFTVLFALGLSPARGSLWDLHKLITKVTGKDALLHYSFYGCYCGLGGKGQPKDATDKCCQLHDTCYDSLLRYHCNAKVQGYHYGWHGSSPFCKGSSWCARLSCECDRSLALCLKRSIGSYSKRYRFYLKHWCW; from the exons ATGGGGTACGGAGCGGGGTGTTGGGGGAATTTCTTGCGTTCCTGTAAAGGGGAAGGATGGCACCTTTTCCTTCACAGAAAACCCAGTTGGCAAGGTGTGGGTGAAACAAGCATCCGACAGTGGGAGCAAACCCTATATAAAGGAAGCCCTGAGGGGTGCAGGGCCCTACAAGCAAGCGGCAGCTTTCCTGAG TTCCCATTGCTTCCCATCCCCAATGCAGCAACACTTTGTGCCGAAGCGATGGCGATGGGCACGTTCTCACCCCCCCTCATCTCCCCTAATTCTCGGAG GGCGGTCAAAAAGATGAACTCTCTCCTCGCCTTCACTGTGCTCTTTGCTTTGG GCTTGTCCCCAGCTCGCGGGAGCCTCTGGGATCTGCACAAGCTGATCACGAAGGTGACGGGGAAAGATGCCTTGCTGCATTACTCCTTCTACGGCTGCTACTGTGGCTTGGGGGGCAAAGGGCAGCCCAAGGACGCCACGGACAA ATGCTGCCAGCTGCACGATACCTGCTACGACAGCCTCCTGAGATACCACTGCAACGCCAAGGTGCAGGGCTACCACTATGGCTGGCACGGCAGCAGCCCCTTCTGCA AAGGCAGCTCGTGGTGCGCCCGCCTTTCCTGCGAGTGTGACCGCAGCCTGGCACTTTGCCTGAAGCGAAGCATCGGGAGCTACAGCAAACGCTACCGCTTCTACCTCAAGCACTGGTGCTGGTGA
- the LOC129215944 gene encoding basic phospholipase A2 homolog blK-PLA2-like isoform X4, translating into MEMTLLCRLIPSGTCPHAWGTERGVGGISCVPVKGKDGTFSFTENPVGKVWVKQASDSGSKPYIKEALRGAGPYKQAAAFLRAVKKMNSLLAFTVLFALGLSPARGSLWDLHKLITKVTGKDALLHYSFYGCYCGLGGKGQPKDATDKCCQLHDTCYDSLLRYHCNAKVQGYHYGWHGSSPFCKGSSWCARLSCECDRSLALCLKRSIGSYSKRYRFYLKHWCW; encoded by the exons ATGGAAATGACGCTGCTTTGCCGACTCATCCCATCTGGCACTTGCCCTCACGCATGGGGTACGGAGCGGGGTGTTGGGGGAATTTCTTGCGTTCCTGTAAAGGGGAAGGATGGCACCTTTTCCTTCACAGAAAACCCAGTTGGCAAGGTGTGGGTGAAACAAGCATCCGACAGTGGGAGCAAACCCTATATAAAGGAAGCCCTGAGGGGTGCAGGGCCCTACAAGCAAGCGGCAGCTTTCCTGAG GGCGGTCAAAAAGATGAACTCTCTCCTCGCCTTCACTGTGCTCTTTGCTTTGG GCTTGTCCCCAGCTCGCGGGAGCCTCTGGGATCTGCACAAGCTGATCACGAAGGTGACGGGGAAAGATGCCTTGCTGCATTACTCCTTCTACGGCTGCTACTGTGGCTTGGGGGGCAAAGGGCAGCCCAAGGACGCCACGGACAA ATGCTGCCAGCTGCACGATACCTGCTACGACAGCCTCCTGAGATACCACTGCAACGCCAAGGTGCAGGGCTACCACTATGGCTGGCACGGCAGCAGCCCCTTCTGCA AAGGCAGCTCGTGGTGCGCCCGCCTTTCCTGCGAGTGTGACCGCAGCCTGGCACTTTGCCTGAAGCGAAGCATCGGGAGCTACAGCAAACGCTACCGCTTCTACCTCAAGCACTGGTGCTGGTGA